A DNA window from Ignavibacteria bacterium contains the following coding sequences:
- a CDS encoding CofH family radical SAM protein has product MLHDIYKKIRNNERISSDEGLEVLQHAELLDLGELANEIRFSKNPNNYVTFVVDSNPNYTNVCNIDCIFCAFYRHPGEEGVYTHSVDEMIQNFKTSAEKGVTTILLQGGVNPELPFEYYLEMVERTVKEVPQVHPHFFSTSEIIAMAEVSKLSIREVLQQLWNVGMRTIPGGGAEILSDKVKRKISSSKGTSEDWLNVMREAHRIGFKSTATMMYGHIETDEDIMIHLESIRKLQDEFHGFTAFVPWSFKPGNTPLEKIIPQYASSSRYLQMIAFSRIYLDNFQHIQASWFSEGKKTGQIALHFGGDDFGGT; this is encoded by the coding sequence ATGCTCCACGACATTTACAAAAAAATTAGAAACAACGAACGCATTTCTTCCGACGAAGGATTGGAAGTATTGCAACACGCAGAACTTCTTGACCTTGGCGAGTTGGCTAACGAAATTCGTTTCAGTAAAAATCCAAACAACTACGTTACGTTTGTTGTTGATTCAAACCCGAATTACACAAACGTCTGCAACATTGATTGTATCTTTTGCGCGTTCTATCGTCATCCCGGCGAAGAAGGAGTGTATACGCACAGTGTTGATGAAATGATTCAGAATTTCAAAACGTCAGCAGAGAAAGGTGTAACAACAATTTTATTGCAGGGCGGAGTTAATCCCGAACTTCCGTTTGAATATTATTTGGAAATGGTCGAGCGAACGGTGAAAGAAGTTCCGCAAGTTCATCCGCATTTTTTTTCAACTTCGGAAATAATTGCAATGGCAGAAGTTTCAAAACTCTCAATACGTGAAGTGTTGCAACAGTTGTGGAACGTTGGGATGCGAACAATTCCCGGCGGCGGTGCAGAAATTCTTTCGGATAAAGTGAAACGAAAAATTTCGAGTTCGAAAGGAACGTCGGAAGATTGGTTGAACGTGATGAGAGAAGCGCATCGCATTGGTTTTAAATCAACAGCAACTATGATGTACGGGCATATTGAAACGGATGAAGATATAATGATTCATCTTGAAAGCATTCGCAAGTTGCAAGATGAGTTTCACGGATTTACGGCGTTTGTTCCGTGGAGTTTTAAGCCGGGAAATACGCCGCTCGAAAAAATTATTCCGCAGTATGCTTCGTCGTCGCGGTATTTGCAAATGATTGCATTCAGCAGAATTTATCTCGATAACTTTCAACATATTCAAGCGTCGTGGTTTTCGGAGGGAAAAAAGACGGGACAAATTGCGTTGCATTTTGGCGGCGATGATTTTGGCGGAACGTT